In one window of Tripterygium wilfordii isolate XIE 37 chromosome 1, ASM1340144v1, whole genome shotgun sequence DNA:
- the LOC120000300 gene encoding protein tesmin/TSO1-like CXC 3 isoform X2, whose translation MSYADQDSPVFNYINSLSPIKPVKSIHITQSFNSITFASPPSVFTSPHVSSHKESRFLRRHNCPDLPPDLPKPDFSSDNGKKICTSEVVVDADRLCDNSDDLRKNFKPVVSIGGASVELSSENSRFSIELPRILKYDCGSPNSNPTPRCGTATDSASELAGSPALLVPHVQGPSEKGSLECEAGVENMCQTEQRNEGTGCEWESLISEAADLLIFNSPGDTDAFKGLMGSPMDPGTIFHTSLVSHYSQDGINNAHKMQLVDPVGLSEQQEAEDPSSLIGETIDLKDINQGSHDNENLDQSMTSDTDVKAYNQNVPSLHRGMRRRCLDFETIAAHWKKLGDSSKRSSLLSVSDEMINPKDRHLVSAKPGNDSWRILPGIGLHLNALAITSKENNSTKHEILPSGSQQLSLPGSTAYNNSTTIQQPVDEPLTSASTERDAPSENVAQLTEDASVATSYLVSEEFNHISPRKKRRRTEQAGESDACKRCNCKKSKCLKLYCECFAAGVYCIEPCSCQECFNKPIHEDTVLATRKQIESRNPLAFAPKVIRSSEYIPEIGDDSNKTPASARHKRGCNCKKSNCLKKYCECYQGGVGCSINCRCEGCKNTFGQKDGSALGAETEPEEEDTEAAEKKGLDKTLQVAEIENDEQQNPSALPTTPIQLSRPLLQLPFSSKNKLPPSIIVGGSTSQFVASTKRYGKPNILRYQPKVEKHCQTIQEDEIPEILRGNCSPSTGIKTASPNKKRVTPPYCDMGSSSSPGLRSGRKLILQSIPSFPSLTTQQ comes from the exons GATTCCCCCGTCTTTAATTATATCAACAGTCTTTCTCCTATCAAGCCAGTCAAGTCCATACACATTACCCAGTCATTCAACTCAATTACATTTGCTTCCCCACCATCTGTTTTCACTTCACCCCATGTCAGTTCACACAAAGAATCTAGATTCCTGAGAAG GCATAACTGCCCGGATTTGCCCCCAGATCTACCCAAACCTGATTTTTCATCTGATAATGGGAAGAAAATCTGTACAAGTGAGGTTGTTGTGGATGCAGATCGGCTGTGTGATAATTCAGATGATTTACGTAAAAATTTTAAGCCAGTGGTTTCCATTGGAGGAGCTTCTGTCGAGCTGTCCAGTGAAAATTCAAGGTTTTCTATTGAGCTGCCAAGGATCTTAAAATATGACTGTGGTAGCCCTAACTCTAACCCAACACCTCGTTGTGGTACCGCGACAGATTCTGCATCAGAGTTGGCTGGGTCCCCGGCATTGCTTGTACCACATGTTCAGGGACCCTCTGAGAAGGGTTCTTTAGAGTGTGAAGCAGGCGTAGAAAATATGTGCCAGACTGAGCAAAGGAATGAAGGGACAGGATGTGAGTGGGAGAGTTTGATTTCTGAGGCTGCTGACCTATTGATTTTCAATTCTCCCGGAGATACTGATGCTTTCAAGGGGCTCATGGGAAGTCCAATGGACCCTGGAACAATATTTCATACTTCTCTTGTTTCACACTACTCACAAGATGGCATTAACAATGCACATAAAATGCAACTAGTTGATCCAGTTGGTTTGAGTGAACAACAAGAAGCAGAAGATCCTTCCTCTCTAATTGGAGAAACAATTGACTTGAAAGATATAAACCAGGGCAGTCACGATAATGAAAATCTCGATCAAAGCATGACTAGTGATACAGATGTGAAAGCTTACAATCAG AATGTTCCTAGTTTGCACCGCGGCATGCGAAGGCGCTGCTTAGATTTTGAGACAATAGCTGCTCACTGGAAGAAGCTTGGTGATAGTTCAAAAAGAAGTTCTTTATTATCAGTGTCTGATGAGATGATTAACCCTAAAGATAGGCATCTGGTGTCTGCCAAACCTGGTAATGATTCGTGGCGCATTCTACCCGGAATTGGTTTGCACTTAAATGCGCTTGCAATAACTTCAAAGGAAAACAATAGCACCAAGCATGAAATTTTGCCTTCTGGAAGTCAACAACTAAGCTTGCCTGGATCCACTGCCTACAACAATTCAACAACAATTCAACAACCTGTTGATGAACCTTTGACTTCAGCGTCGACAGAAAGAGATGCTCCGTCTGAAAATGTTGCTCAGCTTACAGAGGATGCTTCTGTGGCAACCTCATATTTAGTTAGTGAGGAGTTCAATCACATTAGCCCAAGAAAGAAAAG GCGTAGAACAGAACAGGCTGGAGAAAGTGATGCTTGCAAGCGCTGTAACTGTAAGAAATCAAAATGTTTGAAACT TTATTGTGAATGCTTTGCTGCTGGTGTCTACTGTATAGAGCCATGTTCATGTCAAGAATGCTTCAACAAACCTATTCATGAGGACACTGTACTTGCAACTCGCAAACAGATTGAGTCTCGCAATCCACTTGCATTTGCTCCCAAAGTTATTAGGAGTTCAGAATATATTCCTGAAATAGGG GATGACTCAAACAAAACACCAGCTTCGGCACGACATAAAAGAGGATGCAACTGCAAAAAATCAAATTGTCTAAAGAAATACTGCGAATGCTACCAG GGTGGGGTTGGATGCTCCATTAATTGCAGATGTGAAGGGTGCAAGAATACATTTGGTCAAAAGGATG GTTCTGCTCTCGGGGCAGAGActgaaccagaagaagaagatactGAAGCAGCTGAAAAGAAAGGACTGGATAAGACTTTACAGGTTGCTGAGATTGAGAATGATGAACAGCAGAATCCCTCTGCTCTTCCCACCACACCGATACAGCTTAGCAG ACCATTGCTTCAGCTGCCATTTTCATCGAAGAACAAACTGCCACCATCCATTATTGTTGGTGGATCGACTTCTCAATTCGTTGCTAGTACCAAAAGATATGGAAAACCTAATATTCTTCGATATCAGCCGAAGGTGGAAAAGCATTGCCAAACCATTCAAGAAGATGAAATTCCCGAGATTCTGCGAGGCAACTGTTCCCCCAGCACTGGCATCAAGACTGCTTCTCCCAATAAGAAAAGAGTCACTCCTCCTTACTGTGACATGGGTTCATCCTCCTCGCCTGGCCTAAGGAGTGGCCGGAAGTTGATATTGCAATCAATACCTTCATTTCCTTCTCTCACTACCCAGCAATGA
- the LOC120000300 gene encoding protein tesmin/TSO1-like CXC 3 isoform X1 yields the protein MDTPEKTQIGNSLSKFEDSPVFNYINSLSPIKPVKSIHITQSFNSITFASPPSVFTSPHVSSHKESRFLRRHNCPDLPPDLPKPDFSSDNGKKICTSEVVVDADRLCDNSDDLRKNFKPVVSIGGASVELSSENSRFSIELPRILKYDCGSPNSNPTPRCGTATDSASELAGSPALLVPHVQGPSEKGSLECEAGVENMCQTEQRNEGTGCEWESLISEAADLLIFNSPGDTDAFKGLMGSPMDPGTIFHTSLVSHYSQDGINNAHKMQLVDPVGLSEQQEAEDPSSLIGETIDLKDINQGSHDNENLDQSMTSDTDVKAYNQNVPSLHRGMRRRCLDFETIAAHWKKLGDSSKRSSLLSVSDEMINPKDRHLVSAKPGNDSWRILPGIGLHLNALAITSKENNSTKHEILPSGSQQLSLPGSTAYNNSTTIQQPVDEPLTSASTERDAPSENVAQLTEDASVATSYLVSEEFNHISPRKKRRRTEQAGESDACKRCNCKKSKCLKLYCECFAAGVYCIEPCSCQECFNKPIHEDTVLATRKQIESRNPLAFAPKVIRSSEYIPEIGDDSNKTPASARHKRGCNCKKSNCLKKYCECYQGGVGCSINCRCEGCKNTFGQKDGSALGAETEPEEEDTEAAEKKGLDKTLQVAEIENDEQQNPSALPTTPIQLSRPLLQLPFSSKNKLPPSIIVGGSTSQFVASTKRYGKPNILRYQPKVEKHCQTIQEDEIPEILRGNCSPSTGIKTASPNKKRVTPPYCDMGSSSSPGLRSGRKLILQSIPSFPSLTTQQ from the exons GATTCCCCCGTCTTTAATTATATCAACAGTCTTTCTCCTATCAAGCCAGTCAAGTCCATACACATTACCCAGTCATTCAACTCAATTACATTTGCTTCCCCACCATCTGTTTTCACTTCACCCCATGTCAGTTCACACAAAGAATCTAGATTCCTGAGAAG GCATAACTGCCCGGATTTGCCCCCAGATCTACCCAAACCTGATTTTTCATCTGATAATGGGAAGAAAATCTGTACAAGTGAGGTTGTTGTGGATGCAGATCGGCTGTGTGATAATTCAGATGATTTACGTAAAAATTTTAAGCCAGTGGTTTCCATTGGAGGAGCTTCTGTCGAGCTGTCCAGTGAAAATTCAAGGTTTTCTATTGAGCTGCCAAGGATCTTAAAATATGACTGTGGTAGCCCTAACTCTAACCCAACACCTCGTTGTGGTACCGCGACAGATTCTGCATCAGAGTTGGCTGGGTCCCCGGCATTGCTTGTACCACATGTTCAGGGACCCTCTGAGAAGGGTTCTTTAGAGTGTGAAGCAGGCGTAGAAAATATGTGCCAGACTGAGCAAAGGAATGAAGGGACAGGATGTGAGTGGGAGAGTTTGATTTCTGAGGCTGCTGACCTATTGATTTTCAATTCTCCCGGAGATACTGATGCTTTCAAGGGGCTCATGGGAAGTCCAATGGACCCTGGAACAATATTTCATACTTCTCTTGTTTCACACTACTCACAAGATGGCATTAACAATGCACATAAAATGCAACTAGTTGATCCAGTTGGTTTGAGTGAACAACAAGAAGCAGAAGATCCTTCCTCTCTAATTGGAGAAACAATTGACTTGAAAGATATAAACCAGGGCAGTCACGATAATGAAAATCTCGATCAAAGCATGACTAGTGATACAGATGTGAAAGCTTACAATCAG AATGTTCCTAGTTTGCACCGCGGCATGCGAAGGCGCTGCTTAGATTTTGAGACAATAGCTGCTCACTGGAAGAAGCTTGGTGATAGTTCAAAAAGAAGTTCTTTATTATCAGTGTCTGATGAGATGATTAACCCTAAAGATAGGCATCTGGTGTCTGCCAAACCTGGTAATGATTCGTGGCGCATTCTACCCGGAATTGGTTTGCACTTAAATGCGCTTGCAATAACTTCAAAGGAAAACAATAGCACCAAGCATGAAATTTTGCCTTCTGGAAGTCAACAACTAAGCTTGCCTGGATCCACTGCCTACAACAATTCAACAACAATTCAACAACCTGTTGATGAACCTTTGACTTCAGCGTCGACAGAAAGAGATGCTCCGTCTGAAAATGTTGCTCAGCTTACAGAGGATGCTTCTGTGGCAACCTCATATTTAGTTAGTGAGGAGTTCAATCACATTAGCCCAAGAAAGAAAAG GCGTAGAACAGAACAGGCTGGAGAAAGTGATGCTTGCAAGCGCTGTAACTGTAAGAAATCAAAATGTTTGAAACT TTATTGTGAATGCTTTGCTGCTGGTGTCTACTGTATAGAGCCATGTTCATGTCAAGAATGCTTCAACAAACCTATTCATGAGGACACTGTACTTGCAACTCGCAAACAGATTGAGTCTCGCAATCCACTTGCATTTGCTCCCAAAGTTATTAGGAGTTCAGAATATATTCCTGAAATAGGG GATGACTCAAACAAAACACCAGCTTCGGCACGACATAAAAGAGGATGCAACTGCAAAAAATCAAATTGTCTAAAGAAATACTGCGAATGCTACCAG GGTGGGGTTGGATGCTCCATTAATTGCAGATGTGAAGGGTGCAAGAATACATTTGGTCAAAAGGATG GTTCTGCTCTCGGGGCAGAGActgaaccagaagaagaagatactGAAGCAGCTGAAAAGAAAGGACTGGATAAGACTTTACAGGTTGCTGAGATTGAGAATGATGAACAGCAGAATCCCTCTGCTCTTCCCACCACACCGATACAGCTTAGCAG ACCATTGCTTCAGCTGCCATTTTCATCGAAGAACAAACTGCCACCATCCATTATTGTTGGTGGATCGACTTCTCAATTCGTTGCTAGTACCAAAAGATATGGAAAACCTAATATTCTTCGATATCAGCCGAAGGTGGAAAAGCATTGCCAAACCATTCAAGAAGATGAAATTCCCGAGATTCTGCGAGGCAACTGTTCCCCCAGCACTGGCATCAAGACTGCTTCTCCCAATAAGAAAAGAGTCACTCCTCCTTACTGTGACATGGGTTCATCCTCCTCGCCTGGCCTAAGGAGTGGCCGGAAGTTGATATTGCAATCAATACCTTCATTTCCTTCTCTCACTACCCAGCAATGA